TGCAAAGTGCCATCTCGCGATAGCTCGTGGCACTCGCGCTACCGACGAGCAGGCAGCGCCAGCGGTCTGCCCAAGGGTGCCGACGCATGAACTCGTAGGACGCTTCGAAGCACGGGACGGCGTCAGCAAATTGCTGCTGGCGAACGAGGACGATCCCGCGTCGATGGTCGTTCACCAGCAGGCGACGCATGAACCGATAATACACCAGGCAACAGGCCGCCCCGATCATCACGCCAAGGCTCGGGTCGCGATCCTTGAACAGAGCCGAGCCCAGCAGGGCAGCGCCAATGACGATGGCGATCTGAACGATCGCGGCGCCCCAGGATATCGAACGTACTACCGGCGTACTTGCGGCCATCTGCGCTCGACTCGAATGGGCTCAAAACTACGCGTGTTCGAACTCCCTTCGATTCGATCACAAATGCATTTGCATCGCAAACGGCTCAATCGATCAGCCACGGCCCAGGTCGTTCTTCGTTTCCTTCGACCGGGTCGCGGCGTTCCCATTCGCGGCGTAATTCGCTCAGGCCATAGGCGCACAGTTCGAACTCATGGCTCAGACGCTCCAACACTTCGCTTTCGTCCCGATTCTTGTCCGTGCGGATGGTACTGGCGATGTAATACGCACGTTTCCCCTGTTCGCGATAGTCGAGCAAGTGATCGACGCGTTGCTCGCACTCTAACCGGCGGATGAATTCGGGATAGACGCCGGTCCAGAAGAGGGTGAAATCGCCAATGTGCCGATGCACTTCGCGGCGGGCGTCGCCGACGCGGGCTTCGCCTTCCAGCAGCATGGCGGCCACTTCTTCCAGCCGGCGGCCGCTGAGACTGCGAACGTTGTAGATCGCGTCGGTGTGAACAAAGCGGGCCATCATGCCGGACAGATAGTCCACCAGCGGTGGATCGGCCACACCGAGCCGAGTCTGAAAGACATACTCGGCCAAGCCGGAGAAGAACTGGTAAAGCGTCGGCTGCGAGCGGCTGCGGTCCATTCCTCGCTCTCCTGGAGCTTAGGGGCGTCCGCCGATCACCTCGGGCAAGTCAATCTACTTGTCGCACTGGGGCGATCGCGGCGCCGCCAATTCAATTATTCTCCGAGATTCGCCAGATTCCAGCGGAAATCTACGCAGGCCCGCGCCAAATGGTCAAGGCGAGCTTATTTATCGAGCGAACCCTTGGCGCCCCGGGGGTGTCGGCAGCGACCGTCAACGAGGGCGTTGCGGCGTGGAATGGCCGAAGACGGACCAGTGGATAACAGGCAGAAACGCTACGAGCCCAGCGCATCCACAAGCTCGGCCACATAATTGCCGATCTCGGCCAGCACCTGGTCGCGTGGGCGGGCGCCGGCTTCGGCCACGCGACGGACGACCGCCGAGCCGACGATCAGTCCATCCGCCACGGGGGCCAGAGTGCGGACATGCTCGGGAGTGCTAATGCCAAACCCGACGCAGATGGGCAAATCGGTCTCACCACGCAGCCAGCGCAGGTTATCGATCAGCTCTTGCGGCAGAGCGGTTCGCTCGCCGGTGATGCCGGTTACCGAGACGTAATACAGAAAGCCGGTCGAAGTGGCCGCAATCCGCAAAGTCCGCTCGCGGGGTGTGGTGGGGGCGACCAGTTGTACCAGGCTGAAGTCCTCGCCGCGGCAGATCCGCGACAACTCTTCCGACTCGTCGGCCGGCAGATCGGGGACGATCATGCCAGACATGCCGGCTTGCTTGGCGTCGCGCACATACGCGGCCGGACCGTGCCGCAGCACGATGGCGTAGCTGACCATGCTGGCGACCGGCGCGGACAATTGCGGCTGCGCCTTGCGCACGGTGTCGAAGATTTGGGCCAGCTTGACGTGCCGTTCCAGAGCGCGCGTATACGAGGCCTGGATCACCGGACCGTCGGCAATCGGATCGCTATAAGGGATTCCCAGCTCGCACAGGTTGGCCCCCCGGCGCATTATTTCGGCCAGCACCAAGGCGGTGAACTCCAGGTCGGGATCGCCGGCCGTCACGAATGGCATGAAGGCCTTGCGCCCTTGGGCGCGGAGCGCGCGGAAAACGTCGTCAATCGCGGACATCAATGCTCCGGTTCAGGTCAGGCTTGGTGTATCTAACTTTCAATTCGATCTAAGTGTCCGCAGAGAGTACAAACTTGGGTGCCATGTCCACGCTTGCGTGGACATGCCGTCGGTCTCGCTTACAGTCCGCATGCCCACGCGGTGCGTGGGCATGGCACCCGAACTCTGGCTCGGGCAGGCTTGGCATTTCAATCAGGCGATCGTTTCGCCACGTAGCCGAGCGATCTCGAAGGCGTCTTTGTCTCCGCGGCCGGATAGGCATACGACCACGGCTTCGGTCTTGGGGCGCTTGCGGGCCTCTTCCATACCTTTGGCCACCGCGTGCGAACTTTCCAGCGCGGGAAGGATCCCTTCGCTGCGCGCGAGCGCGTCGAACGCCGTCAGGGCTTCGTCGTCGCGGGCAAACGTGTAGCGGGCTCGGCCCGAATCTTTCCAATAACTGTGCTCGGGGCCGACGCCTGGGTAGTCGAGCCCCGCCGAGATCGAATGGACGTCGCTGGTCTGGCCATCTTCGTCCTGCATGACATAGCTGTAACTGCCGTGCAGCACGCCGGGCGAACCAAACGACAAGGGGGCCGCGTGATCGCCCGCTTTGACAGAGCGGCCGCCGGCCTCAACGCCCAGCAGTTCGACGTTCCTGTGTTCGACAAACGGATAGAACATGCCGGCCGAGTTGCTGCCGCCGCCGACGCAGGCCACCACCAGGTTGGGCAGCCGGCCGAGTTGCGCTTGGCACTGCTCGATCGTCTCACGGCCGATCACGGATTGGAAGTCGCGCACGATCACTGGGAACGGATGCGGACCCACGACCGATCCAAGGATGTAGTGGGTCGTCTCGACCGTGCTCATCCAGTTACGCATCGCTTCGTTGATGGCGTCGCGGAGCGTCCGCGAGCCGCTGGTGACCGGCCGCACTTCGGCTCCCATCATCCGCATGTTGAAGACGTTGAGCTTCTGACGGCGAATGTCTTCTTCGCCCATGTAGACGACGCAGTCCAAGCCGAAGCGCGCGCATGCCGTGGCCGTGGCGACGCCGTGCTGCCCGGCGCCGGTCTCGGCGATGACATGCTTCTTACCCATCCGCAAAGTGAGTAGCGCCTGGCCGAGCGTGTTGTTGATCTTGTGGGCGCCGGTGTGGTTAAGGTCTTCGCGCTTCAGATAAATCTGCGCGCCACCGCACCGCTCGCTGAGCTGCCGGGCGTGGTACAGCGGCGAAGGGCGGCCCACGTAGTTCTTGAAAAGATCGGCCAGCTCGGCCGCGAACTGGGGGTCGCGCTTGGCTTCGTCGTAGGCCACGGCCAACTCTTCCAACGCCCGCATCAAAGTCTCGGGCACATAACGTCCGCCGAAGGCACCGAAACGCCCGACCGCATCGGGCACATGGCTCGAAGCCGGTGTATTTACGGCGGGCTTGCCACCGGTAGGAGTCGTAGCTGGCATAAAAAGTCCTTATCGCTAGCGCGCAAGTCGCCCAGGTAGCGGGCCGCCCTGGCGCGCAGAAAAGTCGATTGTCAGCCGGGCAGGGCAGGGGGTCAAGGGTGGGGATTTGGCCGAAGCCAGGCGAGATTTTTCACGGGCCAGTATGTTGACGGGTGGATTGAAGATGCCGGTTCGTCAATATGTTCCACGACTACCTCAAGCGTGCGTGTTCCGCGATCGGCTAAACGTCGCGCAGGATGACCCTTGTCGAATAAATATGTGCAAGACAGACACGGCAAAGTCGAAGTGGTTCGGGTGCGTGACCCTGGCGCGTAGTCTCGCCTTAGACCGGCCATTAATGGGAGGTAGCACTTGATGGAAGTCGATCTGTGCTGTCGCGCTTTCTCGTGAACGGGAACGTAACTCTCAATGCTGTATGCGGTATCTACTGGAACGTGCGAGTTCCGAATTTCGGCGCGACTACTACGCGCAGCATGCGCGACAACGTCGCGATACTATAATCAGGGATCGAGGATACTGTTCGCTGATTATCCGGAAGGGATTCGCATCATGTTCGAATTAGACGCCATAATTTGGCAGGTCGAATGGACGGTCATTGGTGTGCCCGTCGTGGATGTCGAAGAGTTTGGATATCGCAAAACGTTGTTACGCATAGTTTCTAGCCGTGATGAAGCTATCGCAATTGCTCAGCAAGTTCTCCACAGAGCTGAAGCTGGAGTATCCATAACTCCGTTGCGAAAGACCGGTCCCTGCGCCTGGGAACCATGTGGCGAGGCGGAAATATTACAGACCGACATCTATCAAGCTACGGAATCTGATACCTAGTTATTTCGGCGCCATTCGACCTCACTTCGCGCCATCGTTCTAATCCGCGCAACAGGTCCAGCCGCCTTGCGTTCAGGCTGGTTTCCATGGCGCGCAAACTCGCTCAGCGTCATGCCGGAATCACTGGCCGTTGCAATCCGCGGCGTTATCTCACCGCACAAATGCCCTGCCGTCGTTTTGCCAACGTGTCGTACAATTGCGCAGGCCCATTGCCGTCTGACGTTGCACCGTTGTCAATTTCTTGAGGCCGCACGATGCTCACGCTTCAGCCTGTCGATCAGTTGGTCGTTGACATTGCCATCGATAATCTTACGGATAGCTACTCCAGCAAGCCGGCCAACGTGTCGCCGGAGTTTGATAATGTGATCGCGGCCGGCGCGACAGAGATTTCCGGCACGACATTGTGTTGCGCTCAACTGGGGCTGGCGCTCGTGATGACGGCGACTGTGGGGAAGCATCGCCGCAAACTCTTGTTCGACACCGGGCCCGAAGGGGCCATTTTCTTGCGCAATTGCCGGAACCTGGGCATTACGCTCGACGAAGTGGCGGCCATCGCCATTTCGCACGGCCATTGGGATCATACGGGCGGGATGCTCGACGTGCTCGATCAAATCACGCGCAACCAGCGCGGCAAGGAAGTGGAATGTCATGTGAACCCGGGCATGTTTCTCGAACGGGGCACGCGGCTCGATACCGGAAAAGTCGCCCCGTTCGCGAAAGTTGCTTCGCTCGACGAACTGGCGGCGCACGGGGCGCGGCTGGTCAATTTGCCCGCCGAGCGCGAAATGTTCGACGGCTGGTTCTATCTCAGCGGAGAGATTCCGCGCGTGTCGAGCTTCGAGAAAGGGCGGCCTGACCATTTGTGTCGCACTTCGGCCGCGAGTCCCTGGCAGCCCGACCCGCTGATCATGGACGAGCGCTACCTGGCCGTACACGTAAAAAACAAGGGGCTGCTGATTTTCAGCTCTTGCTCGCACGCGGGCATCGTAAACGTGCTCTTGAACGTGCGCGAAAAGTTCGCCCATATTCCTCTGTACGGCGTACTGGGGGGATTTCATCTGGCCGGCAAAGGAATGGAACCGTTGATCCCCGAGACGGTCGCCGAGTTGAAGCAGTTCGAGTTGCAGCAGATCATGCCGGCCCATTGCACGGGCTGGCGCGCGGTACACGCCTTGCTGAACGAATTCGGCGAAGACGTCGTCACACCGTCGGCCGTCGGTAGTCGCTTTACGTTTTAGCGACGCCGGGCTCTGGGGCAGCTCGCTACGGCGAAGCTGCGCTTGCTTACCGCGCGACCTCGGCGCTACAATCGGCGCACATGCCCGCAAGGGCGAGTTTCCACGGCGGCCATCGGTCGCAGGTCACCAGGGCTCGATCGCTATGAAGATCTATACCAAGACGGGCGATACCGGTGACACGGGGCTATTCGGCGGACCGCGCGTGCGCAAAGACGCTCCGCGGATCGAAGCCTATGGCACGGTGGATGAATTGAACGCCGTGCTGGGGATGGCGCGGGCCGATGCGTTGACCTCGGATGTGGATTTGCTGTTGGCCCGCGTCCAGAACGAGCTGTTTGATCTGGGGGCCGAATTGGCCACTCCTGACCCGCAAGCTCATCAGATGGTTACGTTGGGCGCGACGCACATTACGGCGTTGGAAGCCGCCATTGATCGCCACGAGGTGGGGCTTGCGCCGCTCAAGCAATTTATCTTGCCGGGGGGCAGCCAGGGGGCAGCTCTTTTGCATTTGGCGCGAACGGTCTGTCGCCGGGCCGAACGCCGCGTGATTACACTGTCGGCCAGCGAGTCGGTGGCGCCGACGCTGGTCGTGTACCTGAATCGGCTGAGTGACCTGTTGTTCGTGTTGGCTCGCTCAGTGAACCAATCCGCCGGTCGCGGCGATGTGCCCTGGCAGAAATCTCCTTCTTGATTGCGATGCCGCGGGCGTATTCACGCAGGGTAGGGACGTGCCACAATGGCGCGGCTGACCACTCTTGCCACGAACCGCTTTACTACTTCTGTGCGCCTCGGTTACGTTGTTGTCGCGGGATTAACGTCATTCAAGGTGATCCACGAGAAACGTTCGCAGGGGATTGGCTGTCGCGCGGCTATCGCGCGGTGGGCGACTACGACAATCAGCAGAACCATCGCTAAGCGGGCGACTGGGGCCGCGCGGGATGTTCGCTCGACAGTAGCCCGCGACGATTCGGCTATGGCTGGATGCGACTGGATGGATGCTCAGGCGGCGGTTCGGACCGGTGATTTTCACGGTCCGACGGGAGTCTCATATTCAAGGGAGGGCTTCGCGTGTTAGCGATTTATCAAAAAATATTGTTCGTGGGCGCATGCACGCTGTGTATTGGCTGGGTCACGACCGCGTGGGCGCAACCGGCCGAGACGGCCGAAGGAGCGACCGAAGCTACGCCGGCTGCCAGCGAAGGCCCCGCAATTATCGACGACACTCCGGAAAGCTCGCATGTCGAGCCGGCGCCGCAGCCCATCGACAAAGGCGACCATGCCTGGATGCTGGTCTCGTCGGCGCTGGTGTTGATGATGACGGGGCCGGGGCTGGCGCTGTTTTATTGCGGATTGGTGCGCAAAAAGAATGTGCTGAGCGTGATGATGCAGTGCATCTTCATGATGGGATTGATGA
This region of Pirellulales bacterium genomic DNA includes:
- a CDS encoding MBL fold metallo-hydrolase, which produces MLTLQPVDQLVVDIAIDNLTDSYSSKPANVSPEFDNVIAAGATEISGTTLCCAQLGLALVMTATVGKHRRKLLFDTGPEGAIFLRNCRNLGITLDEVAAIAISHGHWDHTGGMLDVLDQITRNQRGKEVECHVNPGMFLERGTRLDTGKVAPFAKVASLDELAAHGARLVNLPAEREMFDGWFYLSGEIPRVSSFEKGRPDHLCRTSAASPWQPDPLIMDERYLAVHVKNKGLLIFSSCSHAGIVNVLLNVREKFAHIPLYGVLGGFHLAGKGMEPLIPETVAELKQFELQQIMPAHCTGWRAVHALLNEFGEDVVTPSAVGSRFTF
- a CDS encoding tetratricopeptide repeat protein, producing the protein MAASTPVVRSISWGAAIVQIAIVIGAALLGSALFKDRDPSLGVMIGAACCLVYYRFMRRLLVNDHRRGIVLVRQQQFADAVPCFEASYEFMRRHPWADRWRCLLVGSASATSYREMALCNIAFCYSQMGEGDKALACYERAIGEFPDCAVATAALKMMRSAQLAATDAR
- a CDS encoding cob(I)yrinic acid a,c-diamide adenosyltransferase: MKIYTKTGDTGDTGLFGGPRVRKDAPRIEAYGTVDELNAVLGMARADALTSDVDLLLARVQNELFDLGAELATPDPQAHQMVTLGATHITALEAAIDRHEVGLAPLKQFILPGGSQGAALLHLARTVCRRAERRVITLSASESVAPTLVVYLNRLSDLLFVLARSVNQSAGRGDVPWQKSPS
- the trpB gene encoding tryptophan synthase subunit beta; this translates as MPATTPTGGKPAVNTPASSHVPDAVGRFGAFGGRYVPETLMRALEELAVAYDEAKRDPQFAAELADLFKNYVGRPSPLYHARQLSERCGGAQIYLKREDLNHTGAHKINNTLGQALLTLRMGKKHVIAETGAGQHGVATATACARFGLDCVVYMGEEDIRRQKLNVFNMRMMGAEVRPVTSGSRTLRDAINEAMRNWMSTVETTHYILGSVVGPHPFPVIVRDFQSVIGRETIEQCQAQLGRLPNLVVACVGGGSNSAGMFYPFVEHRNVELLGVEAGGRSVKAGDHAAPLSFGSPGVLHGSYSYVMQDEDGQTSDVHSISAGLDYPGVGPEHSYWKDSGRARYTFARDDEALTAFDALARSEGILPALESSHAVAKGMEEARKRPKTEAVVVCLSGRGDKDAFEIARLRGETIA
- the trpA gene encoding tryptophan synthase subunit alpha, producing the protein MSAIDDVFRALRAQGRKAFMPFVTAGDPDLEFTALVLAEIMRRGANLCELGIPYSDPIADGPVIQASYTRALERHVKLAQIFDTVRKAQPQLSAPVASMVSYAIVLRHGPAAYVRDAKQAGMSGMIVPDLPADESEELSRICRGEDFSLVQLVAPTTPRERTLRIAATSTGFLYYVSVTGITGERTALPQELIDNLRWLRGETDLPICVGFGISTPEHVRTLAPVADGLIVGSAVVRRVAEAGARPRDQVLAEIGNYVAELVDALGS